DNA sequence from the Manihot esculenta cultivar AM560-2 chromosome 11, M.esculenta_v8, whole genome shotgun sequence genome:
TGCGCATGCAGCAATGACAGTGCTGCGTATTCATTTTTTAGTCCCTGTCGTCAAGACCACTACAAatacataattataattaaaattaaagttacgATAaagttaaactaattaaatataatttgtgCAAAACCCAACAATTAACCTCTAATATAAAGTTTTgcatgtaattttataaattaaattattagattaaataatttcataagttatataaaattatagaagGACATCAAGAGCCATGCTTAATTAGATTATGGTCTCAGTTTAAAGTAAGGTTGTGGCTCATCTTTCATTTAATTGTAGAGTCAACTAAGTGGGATAATTCTTTAATATTCACATTTGGGTCCttcattttcaatttaattataattgaaaattaaaattaaaaaataaaatatgattcataaatttattatatgtattcacaaaaaaaattaattcaatttaattattttaattaaaattttcatttaaaataaaaaatttattttttaatttatagaatAAAGAATGCATATAAAGAATGAGTCAGCTTTGAGTTTTTTCTATGGGATCTCCATATGCAAGCAAGCTGTATtccatttaaattgaaaaaattgattgaatttgattaatttaaaattcaattcgattttttattcatttcgattcggtttgatttttaattttaaaaatttcaattatttcagtttgattttgatcagaaaaaaatcaaaaatatcaaactgattagtaataataatatattatttctaataatatagagagattatactatattaaaattaaaacattttaattaaattttaaaataataaaaataaaatataaaaaataaaaaatttattaaaaatttaaatcgattaaattaaatcgaattgaattagatcgattcaatttaatttttataaatactaaaattttaatttttaatttattcgatttgattttaaactgaaccgatAAATCTCACCGATGTCTTTATGTTCTGCTTCTCCTACTTTCCATTTTAATCCATAATCGATGTTTTGGTGGGGATCTTTCTTTGGCTCCTCTCTTTTGTTCAGACGGTTGGCTCTAGGCGAAGGGGGACCATGAGCCACTGCTGTTTTTTTATGTTCGGGTTTCCCCTTGATACGGGTCTAATCCCCAATTAGCCCAAAGGTCTGTGTTCTTTTAACGTGGGCTTGAATACCATTTTTGGGCTTGTTCAATAATCCGCTTCATTAATGATATTTTGTCGTTTAGAAAACAAAAACTCATCAGagcttaattaataaaataaaatttaagttttggCCTTTAAAACGATGACGTAGCAACCACAGCATTACACCATACTCGACTAGTATACGCTGCACTGCAGAGAACCTACTCCCGTAGTCTTCCAAAACTGATTGTTTTTCTGCTTCTTCGTTGTAGCCAACTTTTTCTCTTGCATTATCAAACTCAATAAACACAGGGAGAGCGCAGCTTTTAGAAACAATTTCTAGGGTTTCTCCTGTAAAGTAAAGTTAAGATGTATAGAACAGTAGCCTCGCGATTTCGAGCTCTCAAGGTCAGTTCTGGAAAACCTTATCTTTCTGTTTTTCCTTCCGAGAAAATGTAGTTAGGTGAAGCTTGTTGGTAATTTTTTCTGATGAGGTGAAGCTAagggaaatttttttttgagtCAGCTAAATGATTAAAAGGTGAAGATTTAAAGTTTTTagcttttttatttcttaaaaccTTTTTGTTTTTCTATGCATTTTAGTGGTGAATAAGTAGGTAATGGAACGTTCTTCGTCTCGCAGCAAGATCCAAATTTGTTTTCCATTGTGGATTTTAATGGTTTTTTGATATTTGGCTATCaattttagatatattttttgaatattttagttTACTTCTGTTTTGATTTTGCTTAATTTAGcacattttagatattttttgcTATTTGATTTGGATTCTAAATTATATCCTGGGTTCATTCTATGGATTGGCTTTATACATGCTTGAATATtctaagcaaaaaaaaaaaaatgaaacgtAAAATATTACTCACGGATGTTGctgcttctctctctctctctctctctctctctctctctctctctctctctctctctgtttttAGGATAGTGCATTTATGATAATATGAAAAGCAGTATTGTGACTTTTGATTGGCTTTGCTTCTCTAAATAAAGTTGAGATATATTGCATAATAAGGCGGTTATTGATAATCTTGCATTCTTTTTTGAACTGAAGCATCTTATATGATTGATCTAACTAAATGGAATCTCTCATTCTTTGTGATTAGAGCCAAGTTGGAAATTTGCGGGCCTCACAATATGCAACTTCGAGTGCAGTTGCTTCTAGAACATCCTCACCGGGGTTCTTTAGCTGGCTGACGGGGGAGCACTCTACTTCTCTTCCTCCTTTAGATTCCCCAATGCTTGGTGTTCCCCTTCCACCTGTTCTACCAGATTACATTGCACCAAGCAAGGTTATGTCAAAGACTCTTGAAAATGGTGTCAGGATTGTATCAGAAGCATCACAGGTATGCTTTCAATGTTGCAATCTTCCTAGGATTTCTTTTgttaattttcattatttcaAATTGTCATTAACATCAGTTTCTTGTTTGCATTTTCTAATAATGCTTCCTTTGGATGGTTAATTAGAATCCTGCAGCCTCCATAGGGTTGTATCTTGATTGTGGTTCTATCCATGAGACACCCATGTCATGTGGGGCCTCACACTTGCTTGAACGGATGGCATTCAAGAGCACAAGGAATAGGAGCCACTTGCGAATTGTTAGGGAAGTGGAGGCAATTGGGGGTAGTGTTGCTGCCTCAGCCTCTCGGGAGCAAATGGCTTACACTTTTGATGCTCTTAAGACCCATGTTCCTGAAATGGTAGAATTGCTGGTTGACTCTGTGAGAAATCCTGTCTTCTTGGATTGGGAAGTCAATGAAGAGGTAATTTTAGATCTTGTCTTTCTTCTGCTGAAGTCAATGATGATGCCTTAATATTCCTGATATGCGAACCTCAAAGCATTCCCTTAAGGctctttttttggtttttctTTAGTATATCTTATGTTTTGTGGATCAAGATGCTTCCTTTCTATAAGTAATTTCATTTTAATGTTCAATTGTTGAAGGGCTAGAATTCAGTGTCAATGTCTATTGTTTGCTCACTGTTGTCAGCATTTATAAGTGcattgatttgttaataatctACCTTATCTTGTACAGCTTAAAAAGATGAAAGATGAACTTGGACAGCTCTCTAACAATCCACAAGGCTTACTCTTGGAGGCAATTCACTCTGCCGGTTATAGTGGTGCATTGGCGAATCCTCTTTTGGCTCCTGAATCAGCACTAAACAGATTAGATGGTGCTATTTTGGAGGAATTTGTAcatgtaagaaaaaaaaatatcctTGGAATTCTTCAACTTTCTTGTacagattattattattattacaagaTCTATTTTCATTTgttaatttattgttattttttctcACCTCTTTTTGGCTTTTTCTTTAACTGGATATTTATTCATGTGAAATTTTAGGAGCACTATACAGCTCCTCAAATGGTTCTAGCAGCTTCTGGTGTTGAATTTGAGGAGCTTATATCTGTTGCAGAGCCACTTCTTTCTGACCTCCCACGTGTGCAGCGTCCTGAAGAACCAAAATCTGTGTACGTTGGAGGGGATTATCGCCGCCAAGCTGATTCACCGGTGCATATTTCTTATCATCCATTGGATATGTTCTTTCTATATTCTTAATCATGTGTACTTATATCTGTTTTCCCTCCTTATGAGGGTAGATGACACATGTTGCTCTTGCTTTTGAAGTTCCTGGAGGCTGGCATAATGAGAAAGAAGCTATAGTTTTGACTGTTCTTCAGGTTTTGTATATTGATCTTGACTTTTTCTTTAATCTTTTTTGctttctctttacttttactTTTCTTTGTCTTTCATGTGTAAAGCACAGCAAATAACAATTCTATTAGTACTGCAGATGCTTATGGGAGGCGGTGGCTCATTCTCTGCAGGGGGTCCTGGAAAAGGAATGCACTCACGACTATGTAAGTTGCCAGCATCTAGCTCTTCACTAGTAACTTAAGCTCAATGAGTTGTCTTCAATTTGGTTATGGTTGGAACTTATATATACTTTCTTCAAAAATTGCTTCTAGCTCTTTAATTTCTTAACTTCATAGTTTCTGCTACAGAAATTTGccaattttttttccttatacTAATTCCATTATGACTTGATAACAGATCTCAGAGTCTTGAATGAGTATCAACAGCTCCAATCTTTTTCTGCCTTCACAAGTATCTTGAATAATACCGGATTGTTTGGCATCTACGCTAGCACTGTAAGACTAGTTACCCAATTAATGTAGCGTCTGTGACATATGTGTGTGTTTGAGCTTTCTTGACTCGAGTTCTTTCTACCTACATTATGCTGTTATCTTCTGTACTAGCCTCGCTGTAGAAAGTTGTTTTGAATGTGCCACTTGAGGAGGATTGACTGTTGTATGTACTCATGTAAAGTAGGTAATTCCTGGAGATCAGTTGAGTAGGCTCAACTCAGTTGATACTTGATAGATAGTTGCCCATACATACATGTGCAAACATTGTGTTTTAATAGGCATGAAAGTTACATGCGTTTATGTAAGACGTTAGTTTAAAATCCTTTAATTGATTTATCATCGTACTTAATATGCATTCCATAGTATATTGGTCTAGAGTCTACATTTGCACTAGAGTTCAGCAACAAGGTATACATTTGCCAAGAATAAAGACTGTCTTGCTAACTACCTTCatctcttaatttattttttcttttcatacaACTTAAATCTtgtgttttattatcattatagcTAATGGTAACATTTGGTATAATTGTATACtatgttttaattttatcaatttgatCATTATTTTTTAGTTGTATCCAATTAATTTGGGACATTTGCTTATGCCAACATTTTATTGAGATGAAAGGCAAAAGTGCAACTTGTTGACTCAATTGGGAAGAAATAGGCCCCTCCTGGGCCTTGAGAGTCGTTAAGTGTTGGCATTTTGCAAAATTCTTGTCCACTATAAagcttcttatttatttatttatttcttgagTTAATATTTTGCAGAGCGCCATCCCTTATTGGTTAGAGTTAAGGGCTCATCTTAGTGTTGGGATGTGCAAACCCTAGGCCCACTGGATACAATTAAAACAAGTTGAGAAACCTATGGACCAAATTGATAGAATAAAATATAGTATATAATGTAAAAGGTAGGAAAAAGTTCAGGACTTATTAGACCATTGGCCCTGATTATTATTTTCTCCTGTTGTTTCCTTTGAACTCTTTTTGGTGAAAAAATGTTATTATGTATTTTAAGTGATGGTTTTTTACTATGACAGACCCCAGACTTTGCCCCAAAAGCAGTCGATATAGCAGTTGGAGAATTACTTGCAATTGCAATGCCTGGACAAGGTTCCCCTTCACATCTTTTCACATTTCTTATGGTTTGAATTTGATGAGCTACTTTTCCTGTAGCAATCACCAAGTCTTGTTGTAGCTCCATTCCTTATCAGcatccctttttaatttctgTGGCAGTTTCCAAGTTGCAGCTCGATCGTGCCAAAGAGTCCACAAAATCTGCTGTGCTGATGAATTTGGAATCTCGAgtatttctctttcttcttgGGATCTAGTTGCTTAGTGTACTAGTCACATTTGGGCCAATTATTTCTAGCCCGCAGATAATAGTGGAGTACTTTATAAGTTCGTAGTTCCCATATTTGACGGAACATTATTGAAGTACATCGACTTGTCACATTTTGTTTTtcagtttcttttgtttcttGAGGGCTCTTACGAATGCTCTGTGATTGTATTCTGCAGATGATTGTGGCAGAAGATATAGGAAGGCAGTTTTTGACCTATGGAGAAAGGTTTGCTCAAAGATCTATCCCTCTATTCTGTTTATAACATTGCATTTTTTTCAATAGAATAAATGTTCAGAAAATTTTCAGTGTGCTGCACTTTTGTCAGTGTAACCACTGTATGAAACTAATAATCATGATGGATGAGTTTAATAGTGTAGGTGGAAGTTATGTAATGATCATTTTAGGAACTCTTGTTCTTTATAAGCAAAATGCGAATGCTTATTTTGCTCatgatggccttgatttctAGTTTCTTGTTAATCTTGCTCGATGAAATGGATGTGAAATATATGTTTGTATTTGCAACAAGACTGGCATTTATCCTCCCAGGAGGCCCGTCGAACATTTCTTAAAGACCGTGGATGAAATCACTGCCAAGGACATCACTAACATTGCACAAAAGATCATCTCTTCACCTCTAACAATGGCATCTTATGGACATGGTATCGACCAGTTTTCTTGTGAacctgatttttttttaaaaccacGTTATCCTGGTTGTAATATCTACATGTATTTGCTTTTGTTGGCAGTTCTTAATGTCCCCAGCTACGAGTATGTTAGCAGCAAATTCCATGCATAAATTTATTAACGAGGGTGCATTGCAATCAGAGGCTTCACTGTGACAGTCATCATCAATCGTGTGCTTGCATCAAGCGATTTCTTTGTTGCATActgtcaaaataaaaataactagaGAAGAAGTTTTCCTATAGATGAAAGGAAATATGAGCCGtccaattcatttaaatttgagaTCACTTGTTTCAAACCCGTAAGAATCAggtgctttttctttttgtccaTGATTATTATCATAAAGAATTTTGGAAATTTTCGTGTTTCATGTTGATGTTGTTCCAAAAGAAGAAATTGAAATCCAGCAATGTGTTCAATTTCAATTCTCTTCCCATTGATATCTGTCTCTGCTGCTTTTGgaaactcattcaatttcaaTTCTCTTCCCATTGATAATTATATCGACTTCTAATCAGCAAATTCTGTCTTCAAGAATGGCGTGAGCTTGCAATTTATCCCTGTGGGATTGCAACAGAAGAACCCAAATTGGGTGCATTGGACGATTACTAACGGTAACAACTAACAAGCAAATGCAGGAGTCAGGGTCACAGATTCAACTGTAATGGTTAAAGCTCGCATTACCCAAAGATCAAGGGCAAACGTAATGGTTAAAGCTTGCATTACCCAAAGATCAAGGGCAAACGTGAAGAGGAAAAACAGAACGCAATCTTTAGCCGCAATCTTTTGCGAGTGAGTTGGATCGTTCTCCTTTCGGTTGGGTCTAAAATTGAAGAACGGTTGGTCGGGTTTAAATTGAAGAATGTAGTTGCCGTCCATATTGCATTTCGAGCATTTGGTAGATATTTCTCAAACCTGATGATcagtgaaaaaaaatttttcagACCGGAGTGAATAACCAAGCGGTAGAGTGGGTTGACTTTCTTTAAATTTTgtcttttaattaagaaattttaCGGCACTTGCAGTAGAATCTATGCGTAGAGACCAAACGGGATAGAAAAtgtagaaaaatgaaaaaattgtaaaatatttttgtgattttatgtgataaataataagaaatgtgaaaaaaatatagtgttttgaaaaaaatatagtgttttgaaaaaaataataatagaaataaaaatattataaaaataaaaaaaatttgtacatacgttgttaaaaatattatgggtagtataaatattaaaaaataagaaaaaatatataataaaatttattttattaaaaaaattaatatattatttagtgtataataaatttatattatttataattatattaaaaatttaataatttaaaaattttagtgtatataatattaaaaaaaattgtgtgTTTTTTTATCCCTTATTTTATATCTCTTATTTAGGAATTAAAGTTTTTttgattgaaaaatattttttttaaaaaaattactttttagcaGTAAATTACAATATGATTAACAGatttatctctctatttttaaaatttcacacttttattctgaaaatttaatttcataaaaattcatGGTCTATCCGTAAAATATTTCTGTTAATCAATAATTTTCACTTGATacaattttaaaagtattatttttaataataaaataaaaaaattactatttaatttttataatataaaaaaatttactatttaatcctttaattttaaaaaatatattaaaatatctctaacaTTTTAAAAGTCTACtgattagttttttttattaattttatcactaaatattttaatatttaatttatataatttaaaaaaattattagtttgtctcttaaattattaaaaaatttactaattaatccctCCATATCAgaggtattttaaattttttttataatacttcacgattaaaattaatagaaagacTAATCAATAATAttcttaaaatatcaaaaatattttaataaaattttcaaacggCAAACAGTGATTGACAGATAACAAcatcacaaaaataatttttattgaattttaatttttaatttttaataatttaaattttatttattttaatttttattatttttgctaaatttaaattttaaatttattgaaatttttatttatttatagaaattaaatttgagattttcttcattaaattttaataaaattaaattttaagaattacaactttgaatttaaaaagataaatttattaatcttgtaatattttaaagataaaaatatatatatatatttttttttttttttgcactccaagacttaacctggtggaaagtgcatcctgtaacCTTGAAAAGTCTAAGGTTCAACTCCCCCGGcccctattttaaaaaaaaaatatatttttttctttaattcttaaattttaaaaactaaaatgttatattttagaaactcagctccacgTGAGTAACGaaattttttaccaaaaattctttaattttgatgaaattaaaatttaaaaacgaaGATATTGAATTCTAAAAATTAGAAGGACTAaacaagtaatttttttttctaaccttAATTTACAAAAAGCCTAGCGCTGCCGCCAACAAGTTCACGGAACCATTCCACCATCATGaggcacctccaccaccaccgtCAGCATATCTCGATAACCACCTCTCGCCGCCACTACGCCACCAAATATACTGCCAAGATCACATCAACATCGCCCACAGGCCGCACCCTCTCCGCCGAAGTAACTCTACCTCTCCCCTCCGATCCTCGCGGTTACCCACTCCCCCGCCGTCATCTCATCTGTAAAGTTACCCAAATCCTTC
Encoded proteins:
- the LOC110625887 gene encoding mitochondrial-processing peptidase subunit alpha; protein product: MYRTVASRFRALKSQVGNLRASQYATSSAVASRTSSPGFFSWLTGEHSTSLPPLDSPMLGVPLPPVLPDYIAPSKVMSKTLENGVRIVSEASQNPAASIGLYLDCGSIHETPMSCGASHLLERMAFKSTRNRSHLRIVREVEAIGGSVAASASREQMAYTFDALKTHVPEMVELLVDSVRNPVFLDWEVNEELKKMKDELGQLSNNPQGLLLEAIHSAGYSGALANPLLAPESALNRLDGAILEEFVHEHYTAPQMVLAASGVEFEELISVAEPLLSDLPRVQRPEEPKSVYVGGDYRRQADSPMTHVALAFEVPGGWHNEKEAIVLTVLQMLMGGGGSFSAGGPGKGMHSRLYLRVLNEYQQLQSFSAFTSILNNTGLFGIYASTTPDFAPKAVDIAVGELLAIAMPGQVSKLQLDRAKESTKSAVLMNLESRMIVAEDIGRQFLTYGERRPVEHFLKTVDEITAKDITNIAQKIISSPLTMASYGHVLNVPSYEYVSSKFHA